The Streptomyces cynarae genome contains a region encoding:
- a CDS encoding AMP-dependent synthetase/ligase, with the protein MREFTNPPLASAPPVGGLADVVFEYAREDPLRVSLGRKDEQGRWRDVTAAEFRDEVMALAKGLLAQGVRFGDRVAIMCRTRYEWTLFDFALWAIGAQVVPVYPTSSAEQVFWMLHDAQVVAAMVEHEDHAMTVATVIDRLPQLRRLWQLDVGAVQELYDAGAHIEDEVVHRHRQAVTPETVATVIYTSGTTGRPKGCVLSHGNFMFEADTVIERWEPVFHSKRGDEAATLLFLPLAHVFGRMVEVAAIRGRVKFGHQPQLNAAALLPDLAAFRPTFFLAVPYIFEKVFNAARRKAEKEGRSGPFEKAVEVAVKYADAMEAKAWGTGPGPSAGLRMQHQFFDKVVYSKIRAAMGGRVRHAMSGGSAMDRRLGLFFAGAGVHIYEGYGLTESTAAATANPPERTRYGTVGQAIPGTTVHIADDGEIWLRGAHVFQGYLNNPKATDQTLHDGWLATGDLGSLDEDGYLTITGRKKEILVTSGGKSVSPGLLEERVRDHPLVAQCIVVGNDRPYVAALVTLDSEAVEHWLQMQGKPKLSPAQMVRDPDLETEVRRAVVAANTLVSQAESIRTFRILAHQFTEEHGLLTPSLKLKRKAIENAYANEVEALYRT; encoded by the coding sequence TTGCGCGAGTTCACCAACCCTCCGTTGGCGTCGGCGCCGCCGGTGGGCGGCCTGGCCGATGTCGTCTTCGAGTATGCCCGGGAAGATCCGCTCCGTGTCTCCCTCGGCCGCAAGGACGAGCAGGGCCGGTGGCGCGATGTGACCGCCGCCGAGTTCCGCGACGAGGTGATGGCGCTCGCCAAGGGACTGCTGGCCCAGGGCGTCCGCTTCGGGGACCGCGTCGCGATCATGTGCCGTACGCGCTACGAGTGGACCCTCTTCGACTTCGCGCTGTGGGCGATCGGCGCCCAGGTCGTCCCCGTCTATCCCACCTCGTCGGCCGAGCAGGTCTTCTGGATGCTGCACGACGCGCAGGTGGTGGCCGCGATGGTGGAGCACGAGGACCACGCGATGACCGTCGCCACGGTCATCGACCGGCTGCCGCAGCTGCGCCGGCTGTGGCAGCTCGACGTGGGCGCCGTGCAGGAGCTGTACGACGCGGGCGCGCACATCGAGGACGAGGTGGTGCACCGGCACCGGCAGGCCGTCACCCCGGAGACGGTGGCCACCGTCATCTACACCTCCGGCACCACCGGCCGCCCCAAGGGCTGTGTCCTCTCGCACGGCAACTTCATGTTCGAGGCCGACACGGTCATCGAGCGCTGGGAACCGGTGTTCCACTCCAAGCGGGGCGACGAGGCGGCGACCCTGCTGTTCCTGCCTCTGGCGCACGTCTTCGGGCGGATGGTCGAGGTCGCGGCCATCCGCGGCCGGGTCAAGTTCGGCCACCAGCCGCAGCTGAACGCGGCGGCGCTGCTGCCCGATCTCGCCGCGTTCAGACCGACGTTCTTCCTCGCCGTGCCGTACATCTTCGAGAAGGTGTTCAACGCGGCCCGCCGCAAGGCCGAGAAGGAGGGCCGCTCCGGGCCGTTCGAGAAGGCGGTCGAGGTCGCCGTGAAGTACGCGGACGCGATGGAGGCCAAGGCGTGGGGCACCGGCCCCGGCCCGTCGGCGGGCCTGCGCATGCAGCACCAGTTCTTCGACAAGGTCGTCTACTCCAAGATCCGCGCCGCGATGGGCGGCCGGGTACGGCACGCGATGTCCGGCGGCTCGGCGATGGACCGCCGGCTCGGCCTGTTCTTCGCGGGCGCCGGCGTGCACATCTACGAGGGCTACGGGTTGACGGAGTCCACGGCGGCGGCGACCGCCAACCCGCCCGAGCGCACCCGCTACGGCACGGTCGGCCAGGCGATCCCCGGCACCACCGTGCACATCGCGGACGACGGCGAGATCTGGCTGCGCGGCGCCCATGTCTTCCAGGGCTACCTCAACAACCCCAAGGCGACCGACCAGACCCTCCACGACGGCTGGCTCGCCACCGGCGACCTGGGCTCACTCGACGAGGACGGCTATCTCACGATCACGGGGCGCAAGAAGGAGATCCTGGTGACCTCCGGCGGCAAGAGCGTCTCGCCCGGGCTGCTCGAGGAGCGCGTACGGGACCATCCGCTGGTCGCGCAGTGCATCGTCGTCGGCAACGACCGCCCCTATGTCGCCGCGCTCGTCACACTGGACTCGGAGGCCGTGGAGCACTGGCTGCAGATGCAGGGCAAGCCGAAGCTGTCCCCGGCCCAGATGGTGCGCGACCCGGACCTGGAGACGGAGGTGCGGCGCGCGGTGGTCGCCGCGAACACGCTGGTCTCACAGGCCGAGTCGATCCGTACGTTCCGCATCCTCGCCCACCAGTTCACCGAGGAGCACGGGCTGCTCACGCCGTCGCTGAAGCTGAAGCGCAAGGCCATCGAGAACGCGTACGCGAACGAGGTCGAGGCCCTGTACCGGACCTGA